DNA from Amycolatopsis sp. DSM 110486:
CTGTCCGGCCGGATCCACAACTGAGCGTTTTTCAGAAAGTCCCGCACGCCACGGTGTGCGGGACTTTCTCATGAGCCCGCACCTGCGGAGACAATAGCCTGTAAAATCCGCATCTGCAGTAAAAAATCCACTGTGGACCCGAATTTGCGGTGAATCACGAGCAATTCTCAAGCGACTCGACGCGCAGTGGGCGAATGACCGGAAATCCCCTTGCCCAGGCAGAAGTCGACCATGTCGCGACCGTCCATCTGAGACTTGGGTGAGTTTTGCCGCCGGGTGGAAAAATCACTCTAACGGAGGTCCGCATTTGCGGAATGGCCCTGCGCATAAGCGTGCAGATGCGGGAGCACGGCCCGGATGTACGACATCAGGACTTGTCCGCGCGCGAGAGGAGTAGCAGGCTCGCCTGTGAGGCCGATCACGATCGACCTTGGCCGTTCCCGAACCGGCCCGCCGGCCCCACCCGGGTCAGGCGGGCATTTGCTCTTGGAGGCCTTTGATGCGCATCACCGTCACCGTCGACGGCACGAAGTACACCGATGAGGTGGAGCCCCGCACACTTCTTGTCCATTACCTGCGGGAACGCGTCGGGAAGGTGGGCACGGTCGTCGGCTGCGACACGAGCAACTGCGGCGCGTGCACCGTCCACCTCGACGGTCATAGCGTGAAGTCCTGCTCCGTGCTCGCCGTCCAGGCCGACGGCAGCGAGGTCACCACCGTCGAAGGGCTCGCCCGCGACGGGCAGCTCCACCCCGTGCAGAAGGCGTTCCGCGACAACCACGCCCTGCAGTGCGGGTTCTGCACGCCCGGCATGATCATGGCGTCGATCGACCTGCTGGCCGACAACCCCGACCCCGACGAGAAGGCCGTGCGCGAAGGCCTCGAAGGAAATCTCTGCCGCTGCACCGGGTACCAGAACATCGTGCGCGCAGTGCGCGACGCCGCGCACCACATGAGCCCGGGCGCCGGACCCGAGGCCGAGCA
Protein-coding regions in this window:
- a CDS encoding (2Fe-2S)-binding protein, with protein sequence MRITVTVDGTKYTDEVEPRTLLVHYLRERVGKVGTVVGCDTSNCGACTVHLDGHSVKSCSVLAVQADGSEVTTVEGLARDGQLHPVQKAFRDNHALQCGFCTPGMIMASIDLLADNPDPDEKAVREGLEGNLCRCTGYQNIVRAVRDAAHHMSPGAGPEAEQIKHVGVGGE